Proteins encoded by one window of Pseudomonas sp. PSKL.D1:
- a CDS encoding polyamine ABC transporter substrate-binding protein, which produces MVRLKRLLAPVIAATLLTGALHAQAEQRTLRVYNWFDYITPQTLTDFQKDSGVKLIYDIFDTNEALEAKLLTGNSGYDVVVPSNVFLAKQIEAGVFQPLDRSKLPNWQHLDPALMKLIEANDPGNKFAVPYMYGTVLIGFNPEKVKAALGENAPVDSWDLIFKEENIAKLKQCGVALLDSPSEILPLALKYLGLDPNSGKPDDYKKAEALLLKIRPHVTYFHSSKYMADIANGDICVAVGYSGSFSQAANRAREAKNGVVVDMRLPKEGAPIWFDMLSIPKNAANPEDAHAFINYLLRPEVIAPISDFVGYPNPNKDATEKVSPAIRNNPNLYPTAEAMAKLYTLKPLPREAERARTRAWTRIKSGT; this is translated from the coding sequence ATGGTCCGACTCAAGCGTCTGCTCGCCCCTGTCATCGCTGCCACCCTGTTAACCGGTGCCCTGCACGCTCAAGCCGAGCAGCGCACCCTGCGTGTGTATAACTGGTTCGACTACATCACCCCGCAGACCTTGACCGACTTCCAGAAGGACAGCGGCGTCAAGCTGATCTACGACATCTTTGACACCAACGAGGCGCTGGAAGCCAAGCTGCTCACCGGTAACTCCGGCTATGACGTGGTGGTGCCGTCCAACGTGTTCCTGGCCAAGCAGATCGAAGCGGGCGTGTTCCAGCCGCTCGATCGCAGCAAACTGCCGAACTGGCAACACCTGGATCCGGCCTTGATGAAATTGATCGAAGCCAACGACCCCGGCAACAAGTTTGCCGTGCCCTACATGTATGGCACCGTGCTGATCGGTTTCAACCCGGAGAAAGTCAAGGCAGCACTGGGCGAAAATGCGCCTGTGGACAGCTGGGACCTGATTTTCAAGGAAGAGAATATTGCCAAGCTCAAGCAATGCGGCGTGGCACTGCTCGATTCGCCGTCGGAGATCCTGCCTTTGGCCCTGAAGTACCTGGGCCTGGACCCCAACAGCGGTAAGCCGGACGACTACAAGAAAGCCGAAGCGCTTCTGTTGAAGATTCGCCCTCATGTCACTTACTTCCACTCGTCCAAGTACATGGCTGACATTGCCAATGGCGACATCTGCGTGGCGGTAGGCTACAGCGGCAGCTTCTCTCAGGCGGCAAACCGGGCGCGCGAAGCCAAGAACGGTGTAGTTGTTGACATGCGCCTGCCCAAGGAAGGTGCTCCCATCTGGTTCGACATGTTGTCGATCCCAAAAAATGCAGCCAACCCTGAAGATGCGCATGCATTCATCAACTACTTGCTACGACCGGAAGTGATCGCTCCGATCAGTGACTTTGTGGGGTATCCGAACCCCAACAAGGATGCGACCGAGAAGGTAAGCCCGGCGATTCGCAATAACCCGAATCTGTACCCGACTGCCGAAGCGATGGCCAAGCTGTATACGCTCAAACCATTGCCGCGAGAGGCTGAACGGGCACGCACTCGGGCTTGGACACGGATCAAGTCTGGCACTTGA
- the pdxR gene encoding MocR-like pyridoxine biosynthesis transcription factor PdxR yields MSDHPLVLPFDPAGLVIDRRRGLSQQLYEALRSRVLDGRLSSGTRLPATRDLAAMLALSRNSVVRAYDQLYAEGYIESRVGDGTYVSRLEKISTQLSTGLSRGLSTGLSTFHSKVTEDLSSNMLSSEPLERLKSNHLPPPKTGAPRAFRVGIPAFDLFPFNVWAKLQAGFWRNPDRVQLGYGDPAGEHGLRELISAYLRRSRGLSCTAEQIVITSGAQQAISLCAQLLLQPGDGVAVENPGYRAAGHTFAVAGGKVVGIPVDGEGMESARLEQLKECRLAYVTPAHQYPTGVTMSLARRLALLAWAERRDGWIIEDDYDGEYRYSGAPLAPLAALDRQGRVLYVGTFGKIAFPALRLGYLVLPSRLVQSFSQGRALAMRHSEVGTQCVMAEFMAQGHFQRHIRRMRKAALSRRNVLKAGWPVGVSGLGPMPEVAAGLHVKVDVDNFAREQELVAQAETVGVEVNPLSSYWLEDSPVPVDKRAGLVLGFAAVPEGEIAEALMRLRKAWRKG; encoded by the coding sequence GTGAGCGATCATCCCCTCGTGTTGCCTTTCGACCCAGCGGGGCTCGTCATCGACCGCCGTCGCGGGCTGAGCCAGCAGTTGTATGAAGCCTTGCGCTCTCGGGTGCTGGACGGGCGGTTGAGCAGCGGCACGCGGTTACCGGCCACCCGTGATCTGGCAGCGATGCTGGCGCTGTCGCGCAATAGCGTGGTGCGGGCTTACGATCAGCTGTATGCAGAGGGCTACATCGAAAGCCGGGTTGGAGATGGGACCTATGTGAGTCGGTTGGAAAAAATATCCACACAACTATCCACAGGGTTATCCCGTGGTTTATCAACAGGTTTATCCACATTTCATTCAAAAGTCACTGAGGATTTATCCAGCAACATGCTTTCCAGCGAGCCGTTGGAACGCCTGAAAAGCAACCATCTTCCGCCCCCTAAAACAGGAGCGCCGCGTGCATTTCGCGTGGGCATCCCAGCGTTTGATCTGTTCCCCTTCAATGTGTGGGCCAAGCTACAGGCGGGTTTCTGGCGAAATCCGGACCGTGTGCAGTTGGGTTACGGAGACCCCGCAGGCGAGCATGGGTTGCGCGAGTTGATTTCGGCCTACCTGCGTCGCTCACGGGGCCTGTCCTGCACCGCTGAACAAATTGTGATCACCAGTGGTGCGCAACAGGCCATCAGCCTTTGTGCACAATTGTTGTTGCAGCCGGGTGACGGCGTGGCTGTGGAAAACCCGGGCTATCGAGCCGCTGGGCATACCTTTGCCGTAGCCGGTGGCAAGGTGGTAGGGATACCCGTGGATGGGGAGGGCATGGAGAGCGCTCGGCTGGAGCAATTGAAGGAATGCCGCTTGGCGTATGTCACGCCCGCCCATCAGTACCCGACCGGGGTGACCATGAGCCTGGCTCGGCGCTTGGCGTTGCTTGCGTGGGCAGAGCGCCGCGATGGTTGGATCATCGAGGACGACTACGACGGCGAATACCGCTACAGCGGCGCGCCACTGGCACCCTTGGCGGCATTGGACCGTCAAGGGCGCGTGTTGTACGTGGGGACTTTCGGCAAGATCGCGTTCCCGGCGTTGCGCCTTGGGTACTTGGTGCTGCCTTCACGGCTGGTGCAGTCATTCAGCCAGGGCAGAGCGCTGGCGATGCGGCATTCCGAGGTTGGTACCCAGTGCGTGATGGCAGAATTCATGGCCCAGGGGCACTTCCAGCGTCACATCCGGCGCATGCGCAAGGCAGCGCTAAGTCGGCGCAATGTGCTCAAGGCTGGTTGGCCGGTGGGCGTATCGGGGCTGGGCCCGATGCCGGAAGTGGCGGCGGGGCTGCATGTAAAAGTGGATGTGGATAACTTCGCGCGGGAGCAGGAACTTGTAGCCCAGGCTGAAACAGTGGGTGTCGAGGTGAACCCGCTGAGCAGCTACTGGCTGGAAGACAGCCCGGTGCCTGTGGATAAGCGTGCGGGGTTGGTGCTGGGGTTTGCGGCTGTTCCGGAGGGTGAAATTGCCGAGGCTTTGATGCGCTTGCGCAAGGCTTGGCGCAAGGGGTGA
- a CDS encoding FMN-binding negative transcriptional regulator, translated as MYNSKPHQEHDLERLHRHMLDTRLAVLISHGEQGLLASHLPVLLDPCEGESGTVYAHLARANRQWQDLEQGREMLLVFPGADAYVSPGYYPSKADNPKVVPTWNYLAVHAYGPVEVIHDATPLLQIVSRLTDHHEQGRDQPWKVADAPSDYLEGMLRAIVGIRMPITRLQGARKLSQNRSAQDIAGVRDGLGASPDYLDNQLAAHMRQL; from the coding sequence ATGTACAACAGCAAACCGCACCAGGAACATGACCTAGAACGCTTGCACCGGCACATGCTCGACACGCGCCTGGCGGTACTGATAAGCCACGGGGAGCAGGGCCTGCTGGCTTCGCACCTGCCCGTGCTGCTCGACCCCTGCGAAGGTGAGTCCGGTACCGTCTATGCCCACCTCGCCAGGGCCAATCGCCAGTGGCAGGACCTTGAACAGGGCCGCGAGATGCTGCTGGTGTTCCCAGGGGCAGATGCTTACGTGAGCCCCGGCTATTACCCGAGCAAGGCCGACAACCCCAAAGTAGTGCCAACCTGGAACTACCTTGCCGTGCACGCCTACGGCCCGGTCGAAGTGATCCACGACGCCACACCGCTATTGCAGATTGTTAGCCGCCTGACCGATCACCATGAGCAAGGCCGCGACCAGCCTTGGAAAGTGGCCGACGCCCCCAGCGATTACCTCGAAGGCATGCTCCGCGCCATTGTCGGCATCCGCATGCCCATCACACGCCTGCAGGGAGCACGCAAACTCAGCCAGAACCGCTCTGCGCAAGACATTGCCGGCGTGCGTGACGGCTTGGGCGCCAGCCCCGATTACCTCGACAACCAACTTGCCGCGCACATGCGCCAGCTCTGA
- a CDS encoding GNAT family N-acetyltransferase, with protein MPSVTLRPVGANDHAAWLALWQAYLRFYQTELADEVSASTWQRLLDVNEPTHSALAWVDDKAVGMVNWIYHRSNWSIENSCYLQDLYVDSSQRGLGIGRQLIEHVYATAKAAGCIKVHWLTHETNATAISLYEQVAERPGFIQFRKGL; from the coding sequence ATGCCCAGCGTTACCCTGCGCCCTGTTGGCGCCAATGACCATGCCGCCTGGCTCGCCTTGTGGCAGGCCTACCTGCGCTTTTACCAGACAGAACTGGCCGACGAAGTCAGCGCCAGCACCTGGCAGCGCTTGCTTGATGTGAACGAGCCAACCCACTCTGCCCTCGCCTGGGTCGATGACAAGGCTGTAGGCATGGTCAACTGGATCTATCATCGGTCGAACTGGAGCATCGAGAACTCCTGCTACCTGCAGGACTTGTATGTGGACAGCAGCCAGCGCGGCCTGGGTATTGGCCGCCAGTTGATCGAACATGTGTACGCCACCGCCAAAGCTGCCGGATGCATCAAAGTGCACTGGCTGACCCATGAAACCAATGCCACGGCCATCAGCCTGTACGAACAGGTTGCCGAGCGCCCGGGCTTCATCCAATTCCGCAAAGGGTTGTAG
- a CDS encoding GNAT family N-acetyltransferase: protein MTDALNWKPAATPKAESIDGRFIRLEKLDPARHGDDLWEVLQGPGSDPVLWDYLPYGPFNERAAFDSWLQGNAAGHDPLYFTVIDRASGQAQGMLTLMSIVPDHGRIEIGHIAFGAAMQRSPKSTEAVYLLGKLSFELGNRRLEWKCNNANARSKRAAERLGFQSEGVFRKHLVVKDHNRDTAWYSITDDEWPQVATGFERWLSAENQQDGGQVRTLEACRKG, encoded by the coding sequence ATGACAGATGCATTGAACTGGAAACCCGCTGCCACACCCAAGGCCGAATCCATCGATGGCCGTTTCATTCGCCTGGAAAAGCTCGACCCGGCACGTCATGGGGATGACCTATGGGAAGTACTGCAAGGCCCTGGCTCCGACCCGGTGCTTTGGGACTACTTGCCGTACGGCCCATTCAATGAACGCGCGGCCTTTGATAGCTGGCTGCAAGGCAACGCCGCCGGCCACGACCCGCTCTACTTCACTGTGATCGACCGCGCCAGCGGCCAAGCCCAGGGCATGCTTACCCTGATGTCGATCGTACCCGACCACGGCCGCATCGAAATTGGCCATATCGCCTTCGGCGCCGCCATGCAGCGCTCGCCGAAAAGTACCGAAGCGGTGTACCTGCTGGGCAAGCTCAGCTTTGAGTTGGGCAATCGCCGACTGGAGTGGAAGTGCAATAACGCCAATGCTCGCTCCAAACGGGCGGCAGAGCGCTTGGGCTTCCAGTCAGAAGGGGTTTTCCGCAAGCATCTTGTGGTCAAAGACCACAACCGGGATACAGCGTGGTATTCGATTACCGATGATGAATGGCCGCAGGTAGCAACGGGGTTTGAGCGGTGGTTGAGCGCGGAAAATCAGCAGGATGGGGGGCAAGTGCGCACACTGGAAGCGTGTCGTAAAGGCTGA